The Micromonospora sp. NBC_00421 genome contains a region encoding:
- a CDS encoding PP2C family protein-serine/threonine phosphatase, protein MTTTHRDGPVGPAGGGARAARTPADPSPDQPSPTDPQLARELLDGLAEAVVTTDHAGRVTLANAMAGHLLPELTPGTDLACGAVPALARAVAQGIRTFATEHHGRRLRGEGRRLAAGGHAWYVRDVTDEQARADALLAERARTTFLARAGSRLGLSLDRAQTLRAAVTLPVPYLADASLVVHRSPQPGGDLPRWLRYADGEPGPVEVPGGAGLIDEVPRLVEALGDEPTDPGPWLDADPAVLATVLPASFGRPGTVLVSPILSPGRPAGALILVRRAGRAGFDPRDIELVREFAARAGSAVAAAELYGAQAHLARVLQQSLLPPRLPPVPGVTLAGGYRAAGDTLRIGGDFYEVFPTATGALFALGDVCGKGVGAAVLTGRVRQSLRTLRLVEQRPRELVALLNRALFDFPDTARRGQFTTLLLGTTEPEPDGGVRVRIAGGGHPSPIVVRADGSTVAVRVGGMPIGAFASATFAEAEIRLAPGELLLAYTDGVTEARGGPAGVEMFGEHRLRRALASVAGLPPATVIDRLRQLVDKWLDGESHDDIAMLAVRAAYPA, encoded by the coding sequence GTGACGACGACCCACCGGGACGGGCCCGTCGGCCCGGCGGGTGGGGGTGCCCGGGCGGCGCGCACGCCGGCCGACCCGTCACCGGACCAGCCGTCGCCGACCGACCCGCAGCTCGCCCGTGAACTGCTCGACGGCCTCGCCGAGGCGGTGGTCACCACCGACCACGCCGGGCGGGTCACCCTGGCCAACGCGATGGCCGGGCACCTGCTGCCGGAGCTGACCCCCGGCACCGACCTGGCCTGCGGCGCCGTGCCGGCGCTCGCCCGAGCGGTCGCCCAGGGCATCAGGACGTTCGCCACCGAGCACCACGGCCGCCGGCTGCGGGGCGAGGGCCGTCGGCTCGCCGCCGGTGGTCACGCCTGGTACGTGCGGGACGTCACCGACGAGCAGGCGCGGGCCGACGCGCTGCTGGCCGAGCGTGCCCGCACCACGTTCCTGGCCCGCGCCGGCAGCCGGCTCGGGCTGTCCCTGGACCGCGCGCAGACACTGCGGGCCGCGGTCACCCTGCCGGTGCCCTACCTGGCGGACGCCTCGCTTGTCGTGCACCGGTCGCCGCAGCCCGGCGGAGACCTCCCGCGCTGGCTCCGGTACGCCGACGGCGAACCCGGCCCGGTCGAGGTGCCCGGCGGTGCGGGGCTGATCGACGAGGTCCCCCGGCTCGTCGAGGCACTCGGCGACGAGCCCACCGACCCCGGTCCCTGGCTCGACGCCGACCCGGCCGTCCTGGCCACCGTGCTGCCGGCGAGCTTCGGCCGCCCCGGCACCGTGCTGGTCAGCCCGATACTCAGCCCCGGCCGACCGGCCGGCGCGCTGATCCTGGTCCGCCGGGCCGGCCGGGCCGGGTTCGACCCACGCGACATCGAGCTGGTCAGGGAATTCGCCGCCCGGGCCGGGTCGGCGGTGGCAGCCGCCGAGCTCTACGGTGCGCAGGCCCACCTGGCGCGGGTGCTCCAGCAGAGCCTGCTGCCCCCACGGCTGCCCCCGGTGCCGGGGGTCACCCTCGCCGGCGGCTACCGGGCCGCCGGGGACACCCTGCGCATCGGCGGCGACTTCTACGAGGTCTTCCCCACCGCCACCGGTGCGCTGTTCGCCCTCGGGGACGTCTGCGGCAAGGGGGTCGGCGCGGCCGTGCTCACCGGGCGGGTACGCCAGTCGTTGCGGACCCTGCGGCTGGTCGAGCAACGCCCCCGGGAACTCGTCGCACTGCTCAACCGGGCGTTGTTCGACTTTCCCGACACCGCCCGGCGTGGCCAGTTCACCACCCTGCTGCTGGGCACCACCGAACCGGAGCCCGACGGCGGCGTACGGGTCCGCATCGCCGGTGGCGGGCACCCGTCCCCGATCGTGGTACGCGCCGACGGGAGCACCGTCGCGGTCCGGGTGGGCGGGATGCCGATCGGGGCGTTCGCCTCGGCGACCTTCGCCGAGGCGGAGATCCGGCTCGCCCCCGGGGAGCTGCTGCTGGCGTACACCGACGGGGTGACCGAGGCGCGCGGCGGCCCGGCGGGCGTCGAGATGTTCGGCGAGCACCGGTTGCGCCGGGCGCTCGCCTCGGTGGCCGGGCTGCCACCGGCCACCGTGATCGACCGGCTGCGGCAACTCGTCGACAAGTGGCTGGACGGGGAGAGCCACGACGACATCGCGATGCTGGCCGTCCGCGCGGCGTACCCGGCCTGA
- a CDS encoding ROK family protein, with protein sequence MAGLWHCQGVTDTRTAGAVRQGSLRELNLAVVLRRIATTGRPPSRAEIAADTGLTRATVSAVVDDLIAGRLVTEADPAPRTGAGRPARGLLLGDTGPAGLGLEVNVDYLAACVVDLTGAVRHHEVRRVDLRPLSPADALAGLVALATRVSAAAADAGLTLAGAALAVPGLVDAHGLVRLAPNLGWRDVDVPGLLAAHPALTDPVDGVPALLVENEANLAALGELHARPGGPQSFLHVSGEIGIGAGIVLDGALFRGSRGWSGELGHVPVDPGGPTCRCGARGCLETYAGQEAVLAAAGLAGADLPADTAARRLADLAGAGDPAALAALQAAGTALGVAVSGVVNLLDLDTVVLGGGYATLAQWLCPPVLAELDDRVLTSGWSPVTVRPAALGAESAAVGGAGSVVRRIIARPSGWLSRPD encoded by the coding sequence ATGGCGGGGCTGTGGCACTGTCAAGGGGTGACCGACACCCGGACCGCCGGCGCGGTCCGCCAGGGAAGCCTGCGCGAACTCAACCTCGCCGTGGTGCTGCGGCGGATCGCCACTACCGGTCGGCCGCCCTCCCGGGCCGAGATCGCCGCCGACACCGGCCTGACCCGGGCCACCGTCTCCGCCGTCGTCGACGACCTGATCGCCGGGCGGCTGGTCACCGAGGCCGACCCCGCGCCCCGCACCGGCGCCGGCCGACCCGCCCGGGGGCTGCTGCTCGGCGACACCGGCCCGGCCGGGCTCGGGCTGGAGGTCAACGTCGACTACCTGGCCGCCTGCGTGGTGGACCTCACCGGTGCCGTCCGACACCACGAGGTACGCCGGGTCGACCTGCGCCCGCTCTCCCCCGCCGACGCGCTCGCCGGCCTGGTCGCCCTGGCCACGCGGGTGAGCGCCGCCGCCGCCGACGCGGGGCTGACCCTGGCCGGGGCGGCCCTGGCCGTGCCGGGCCTGGTCGACGCCCACGGACTGGTCCGGCTCGCCCCCAACCTGGGCTGGCGGGACGTGGACGTGCCGGGCCTGCTCGCCGCCCACCCCGCCCTCACCGACCCGGTCGACGGGGTGCCGGCACTGCTGGTGGAGAACGAGGCGAACCTGGCCGCGCTCGGCGAACTGCATGCCCGCCCCGGCGGGCCACAGAGCTTCCTGCACGTCTCCGGCGAGATCGGCATCGGTGCCGGGATAGTGCTCGACGGGGCGCTGTTCCGGGGCTCCCGGGGCTGGAGCGGCGAGCTGGGCCACGTACCCGTGGATCCCGGCGGCCCCACCTGCCGCTGCGGCGCCCGGGGCTGCCTGGAGACGTACGCCGGGCAGGAGGCGGTGCTGGCGGCGGCCGGGCTGGCGGGCGCGGACCTGCCGGCCGACACCGCCGCCCGCCGGCTGGCCGACCTGGCCGGGGCCGGCGACCCGGCCGCGCTCGCCGCGCTGCAGGCCGCCGGCACCGCGCTCGGGGTGGCCGTCTCCGGCGTGGTGAACCTGCTCGATCTGGACACCGTCGTGCTCGGCGGCGGATACGCGACACTCGCGCAGTGGCTGTGCCCGCCGGTGCTGGCCGAACTCGACGACCGGGTGCTCACCAGCGGGTGGTCCCCGGTCACGGTCCGCCCGGCGGCGCTCGGGGCCGAGTCCGCCGCCGTCGGCGGGGCCGGTTCGGTGGTACGTCGGATCATCGCCCGTCCGTCCGGGTGGCTGTCCCGCCCGGACTGA